In the genome of Tripterygium wilfordii isolate XIE 37 chromosome 19, ASM1340144v1, whole genome shotgun sequence, one region contains:
- the LOC119985750 gene encoding uncharacterized protein LOC119985750: MEVHFDSEDLYLVKKRKKDLYQVEDMVHEQCDLPVTLQFQWFQMEIHFDFEALNQVKDKILGHIRHELRDASVFVETRGCRISKFADEDNAWMVRDILLTVLGHFGPYVLPPFQVEADSSWYTAFATEGALFKPSKEKLYKSCMLYDGGHVFFPSKSYKCILRDIITSVWLLRDTQLRCRLSLENIYIVEYDGTCMRDRATFAKFLRFDLRERLIVDTVEVREKLRRLFEEINSKCNVDGGSKAEFDLFLKNFTLDHPLDMYDNVIFWKKYQRMNFIDRILELSRSGDIVIYGDETKDAFEEDWESKLRSHPDIPLFLDLNRHITKPSSFDDTKGVPDTSMKKCIETIRDLYFNFERLKQQLENMGVKPKLEDSEQVVDYIHYIFPYLIGGLAERAFAKKWPLNMSFRPWISTSLFFFLKDSPLLV; encoded by the exons ATGGAGGTTCATTTTGATTCCGAAGATCTCTATCtagtcaaaaaaagaaaaaaagatctcTATCAGGTCGAGGATATGGTGCATGAGCAATGTGATCTACCAGTAACTTTACAATTTCAATG GTTCCAAATGGAgattcattttgattttgaagcTCTCAATCAGGTCAAGGATAAGATCCTTGGTCATATAAGGCATGAGCTACGTGATGCATCAGTATTTGTAGAAACTCGCGGGTGCCGTATTTCAAAGTTTGCTGACGAAGACAATGCATGGATGGTACGTGACATATTATTGACAGTGCTTGGTCACTTTGGACCATATGTGCTACCTCCCTTTCAAGTGGAAGCAGATTCTTCATGGTATACTGCCTTCGCAACGGAAGGTGCTCTTTTCAAACCATCCAAAGAAAAACTCTATAAATCCTGTATGCTTTACGATGGCGGACACGTCTTTTTCCCATCTAAATCCTATAAATGCATCTTGAG GGACATAATTACATCTGTTTGGCTTTTGAGGGATACACAATTGCGTTGTCGCTTATCTCTGGAGAATATTTACATAGTAGAGTATGATGGCACTTGCATGCGGGATCGTGCTACTTTTGCCAAGTTTTTGAGATTTGACCTGCGAG AGCGTCTAATTGTTGACACAGTTGAAGTGCGTGAAAAATTGAGGAGACTTTTTGAGGAGATCAATAGCAAATGCAATGTTGATGGTGGTTCAAAAGCTGAGTTTGATCtttttttgaagaatttcaCTCTGGA tcaTCCATTGGACATGTATGACAACGTTATCTTTTGGAAAAAGTATCAGCGCATGAATTTCATTGATCGCATACTTGAACTCTCTCGGTCGGGAGATATTGTTATCTATGGCGATGAGACTAAAGATGCTTTTGAGGAGGATTGGGAGTCTAAATTGAGGAGTCATCCTGATATTCCATTATTTCTCGATCTCAATAGGCATATTACTAAACCAAGCAGCTTTGATGATACAAAAGGTGTGCCGGATACCAGTATGAAGAAATGTATTGAGACCATTAGGGACTTGTACTTCAATTTTGAACGTTTGAAACAACAATTGGAG AATATGGGGGTCAAACCCAAACTTGAAGACTCTGAGCAAGTCGTGGATTACATCCATTACATCTTCCCGTACCTCATTGGTGGATTAGCTGAACGAGCATTTGCAAAGAAGTGGCCTTTGAATATGTCTTTTCGACCATGGATATCAACaagcctcttttttttcctcaaggACTCACCGCTTCTTGTTTGA